In one Komagataeibacter sp. FNDCR2 genomic region, the following are encoded:
- a CDS encoding helix-turn-helix domain-containing protein, producing MPRIRHTTLACSPGCTVEATLELFGGKWKALILYHLFEDRVLRFGELRRRLPNVTQRMLTNQLRELEADGLVSRTVFPEVPPHVEYALTDLGKTLKPVIQALKTWGDRYAHSVQRNTSVD from the coding sequence ATGCCCCGCATCCGTCACACCACGCTGGCCTGCAGCCCCGGCTGCACGGTGGAGGCCACGCTCGAACTGTTCGGGGGCAAGTGGAAGGCGCTGATCCTGTATCACCTGTTCGAGGACAGGGTGCTGCGGTTCGGCGAACTGCGCCGCCGCCTGCCGAATGTCACGCAGCGGATGCTGACCAACCAGTTGCGCGAACTCGAGGCCGACGGACTGGTGTCACGCACCGTTTTCCCCGAAGTGCCGCCGCATGTGGAATACGCCCTGACCGATCTGGGAAAGACGCTGAAGCCGGTCATTCAGGCGCTCAAGACATGGGGCGATCGGTATGCCCATTCTGTCCAGCGGAACACATCTGTTGATTGA
- a CDS encoding alpha/beta hydrolase, with protein MPNSLCCTIIVLAACVLLPRVGFAGDRTAPGITGNIPDPGINERVMNIPLHAGGSVRAIFSSPERPLATIIMFPGGTGDIGLGQDGRIRHGDNFVVRTRGAWNRQGFAVLIPDTVGRLNLRGQRSSAYYAHLVEDIIAFLHRQDSRPVFLLGTSQGAIAAVNGAAHAASGDIAGVVLTESVSVMGGSGETVFSAHPEKVQAPVLVVANHDDRCNVAPPQDAKRIGAAMTGSREVTVLMVAGGTTRSEKNCGSLTPHGYFGIEAEVITRISAWLEATIRADSLK; from the coding sequence ATGCCGAACTCTCTGTGCTGCACGATCATCGTGCTGGCCGCCTGCGTTCTCCTGCCACGCGTGGGATTTGCCGGTGATCGCACCGCACCGGGGATTACTGGCAACATTCCAGATCCGGGCATCAATGAACGTGTCATGAATATACCTCTCCATGCAGGCGGGTCTGTCCGGGCCATTTTCAGTTCCCCGGAGCGGCCATTGGCAACGATCATCATGTTTCCGGGCGGAACTGGTGACATCGGCCTCGGGCAAGACGGACGCATCCGTCATGGCGACAACTTCGTCGTGCGAACGCGTGGCGCGTGGAACAGGCAGGGGTTTGCGGTTCTCATTCCCGATACAGTTGGTCGTCTCAATCTGCGCGGGCAGCGTAGTTCCGCGTATTATGCCCATCTTGTCGAGGATATCATCGCTTTCCTGCACAGACAGGACTCAAGGCCTGTTTTTCTACTTGGTACAAGCCAGGGCGCCATTGCAGCCGTCAATGGCGCGGCCCATGCCGCTTCAGGGGATATCGCCGGTGTCGTGCTGACTGAATCGGTGTCCGTTATGGGCGGCAGCGGGGAAACCGTTTTCAGCGCCCATCCAGAGAAGGTACAGGCCCCCGTTCTCGTTGTCGCCAATCACGATGACCGATGCAACGTTGCCCCGCCGCAGGACGCAAAGCGAATTGGCGCGGCCATGACAGGCAGTCGTGAAGTCACCGTGTTAATGGTGGCAGGCGGCACAACCCGGTCTGAAAAGAACTGTGGTTCGCTTACGCCACACGGCTATTTTGGCATTGAGGCAGAGGTCATTACCCGCATTAGTGCATGGTTGGAGGCTACGATCCGGGCAGATTCCTTGAAGTAG
- a CDS encoding SDR family NAD(P)-dependent oxidoreductase: MPEANTIAIVTGGSRGLGRATVEALARRSVSSIFTYHTNGSAADDVVENVQSSGARAVALQLDTGDTHAFPAFADEVRRVLGEWGAERFNYLVNMAGTSHEGLFGEVTEEDFDAAYRVHVKGPFFLTQTLLPLIADGGRIVNISSGLTRFAYPGRVAYAAMKGAVEVMTHYMAKELGTRRIAVNTVAPGAIQTDFSGGMVRDNPDIARHIGEITALGRPGLPDDIGPMIASLLSEDNRWVNAQRIEVSGGQAI, encoded by the coding sequence ATGCCAGAAGCGAACACCATCGCCATTGTCACCGGCGGCAGCCGTGGACTGGGTCGCGCCACCGTTGAGGCTCTCGCCCGACGCAGCGTCTCGTCGATTTTCACCTATCACACCAACGGATCCGCAGCCGATGACGTGGTTGAGAATGTCCAGAGCAGCGGCGCCCGCGCGGTGGCCCTGCAACTCGACACCGGCGATACGCATGCCTTTCCTGCCTTTGCCGACGAAGTCCGACGCGTGCTGGGCGAATGGGGCGCGGAGCGTTTCAATTATCTGGTCAACATGGCCGGCACATCCCATGAGGGGCTGTTCGGCGAGGTGACCGAGGAGGATTTCGACGCCGCCTATCGGGTTCATGTCAAAGGTCCGTTCTTCCTGACGCAGACGCTGCTGCCGCTGATTGCGGATGGAGGCCGGATCGTGAACATCTCATCCGGCCTGACGCGCTTCGCCTATCCCGGCAGGGTTGCCTACGCTGCCATGAAAGGCGCGGTGGAAGTCATGACGCATTACATGGCCAAGGAACTTGGGACCCGTCGTATTGCCGTCAACACGGTCGCGCCAGGCGCGATCCAGACGGATTTCTCGGGCGGCATGGTACGGGACAATCCGGACATCGCCCGCCATATTGGGGAGATCACCGCACTTGGCCGTCCCGGCCTTCCGGATGACATTGGCCCGATGATCGCTTCGCTCCTGTCAGAGGACAATCGCTGGGTGAACGCGCAGCGGATCGAAGTTTCTGGTGGTCAGGCCATCTGA